From the Daphnia magna isolate NIES linkage group LG3, ASM2063170v1.1, whole genome shotgun sequence genome, one window contains:
- the LOC123470320 gene encoding uncharacterized protein LOC123470320, giving the protein MTSDTTICSLKLSKFAEGLVPEEKKLYCDFLKELGCVDPLTIPLSVYKSEKKVKEVLPPIKNKHLVLYLVIERNGSDGEKFEAYKNLNGSPQYVYNTFADKLLAFPLPNGIVIIRSHITHSQSLGINPTTPWAAIHSDGKVKVAYCDCAAGLGRVCIHVSALLQLAVAEHELPSRRTETAWNADEDQVAPTSKACNIVYIANVSWFT; this is encoded by the exons ATGACTAGTGATACTACTATCTGTAGTTTAAAGCTCTCTAAATTTGCTGAGGGTTTAGTCCCAGAGGAGAAGAAGTTGTACtgcgattttttaaaagaattggGGTGTGTTGACCCACTTACAATTCCCCTATCAGTGtataaaagtgaaaaaaaagtgaaagaagTGCTTCctccaataaaaaataaacatttagTTCTATATTTAGTTATTGAACGGAATGGCAGTGATGGTGAGAAGTTTGAGGCATACAAAAATCTAAACGGTTCTCCCCAATATGTATATAACACTTTTGCCGATAAACTTCTTGCCTTTCCACTTCCCAATGGCATTGTGATCATTCGCAGTCATATAACTCACTCACAATCTCTAGGAATTAACCCAACAACACCGTGGGCTGCAATACATTCTGATGGAAAAGTTAAAGTTGCATATTGTGACTGTGCTGCTGG GCTTGGGAGAGTCTGCATTCATGTTAGTGCATTGCTGCAACTTGCTGTTGCTGAGCATGAACTCCCAAGTCGTAGAACTGAAACTGCTTGGAATGCTGATGAAGATCAAGTAGCACCAACATCTAAAGCTTGCAATATCGTTTACATTGCAAATGTTAGCTGGTTTACCTAG